A stretch of the Arachis stenosperma cultivar V10309 chromosome 6, arast.V10309.gnm1.PFL2, whole genome shotgun sequence genome encodes the following:
- the LOC130934252 gene encoding uncharacterized protein LOC130934252: MPLYAKFLKELMTKKRSWKNHETMILTKECSAIIQHKLPQKLKDPGSFQIPCIIGEITVDKALCDLGASINLMSVAMMRKMKIEEAKPTKMALQLVDRSFKFPHGIVEDLLVKVGDFIFPADFVVLDMQEDAKTSIILGRPFLATAGAIIDVQKGDLTLRLHNKKMTFNVFKAMSYPPEQLGECMRLDAVEEEVQECFEEEEHEEPERSIEEEYISSEDVATAESHVQDAPKEETEKS, translated from the coding sequence atgccactctatgccaagttcCTGAAGGAGCTGATGACTaagaagagaagctggaagAACCATGAGACTATGATACTAACCAAAGAATGTAGTGCTATCATCCAGCACAAACTACCCCAGAAGTTGaaggatcctgggagctttCAGATCCCTTGTATCATAGGGGAAATCACAGTAGATAAGGCCCTTTGTGACTTAGGAGCCAGCATCAATTTGATGTCAGTAGCAATGATGCGGAAGATGAAAATCGAGGAggctaaaccaacaaaaatggCCTTACAACTGGTAGACCGATCGTTCAAGTTCCCTCATGGCATAgtagaggatttgttggtgaAAGTAGGAGACTTCATATTCCCGGCAGATTTTGTAGTGTTGGACATGCAGGAGGATGCCAAGACCTCCATTATTCTAGGAAGGCCGTTCTTGGCCACTGCTGGAGctatcattgatgtccaaaaaggtgATCTTACCTTGAGATTACACAATAAAAAGATGACATTCAATGTGTTCAAGGCCATGAGTTACCCACCAGAACAATTGGGGGAATGCATGAGGTTAGACGCAGTTGAAGAAGAAGTGCAGGAGtgttttgaagaagaagagcatGAAGAGCCCGAGAGATCAATAGAGGAGGAGTATATATCAAGTGAGGATGTTGCAACAGCAGAGAGTCATGTTCAAGATGCACCAAAGGAAGAGACTGAAAAGTCATAG
- the LOC130934253 gene encoding uncharacterized protein LOC130934253, translated as MNAVAEAVREAAVAAARAVDRLGVRNGNENEHGEDSRNDENNLGHPERPMTLATFLKVNPPKFKGALVATDADNWDEFYKKYFPRAARDAKEMELLQLKQGDMTIAEYARKFDDLCCFSKICQGNPADFEEWKCLKFEGGLREELMNSVVPLEIRNFAELVNKSKLVEECSKKLAIARASRREDLQRDFVQNLAPQGRNFKAIGQFQHWNGNHRAVSLLTCNNGSDNNRDIRQGHESQPHQAQNGVICPTCGKNHGSRLCRVRTGLCYYCNKEGHRARNCRKRMVDESAGNTIKFGSITRGKFYAKNLLKSDIIATFYLRLKF; from the exons ATGAACGCTGTAGCTGAGGCAGTGCGTGAGGCTGCAGTTGCAGCGGCTAGGGCTGTTGACCGTCTTGGAGTGAGAAACGGGAATGAGAATGAGCATGGGGAAGATAGTAGGAATGATGAGAACAACTTAGGGCATCCTGAAAGACCTATGACCCTTGCGACCTTTCTAAAGGTTAACCCGCCTAAGTTTAAAGGTGCACTCGTTGCGACCGATGCTGACAACTG GGATGAATTTTATAAGAAGTATTTCCCGAGAGCAGCACGTGATGCCAAGGAGATGGAGCTTTTGCAGCTGAAACAAGGGGATATGACTATTGCTGAGTATGCCCGTAAATTCGATGACTTGTGTTGTTTCTCCAAGATTTGTCAAGGGAACCCAGCAGActttgaggaatggaagtgtttAAAGTTTGAAGGAGGACTCCGAGAAGAACTGATGAATTCTGTTGTTCCGCTAGAAATACGAAATTTTGCTGAACTAGTGAATAAAAGTAAACTAGTGGAAGAATGTTCAAAGAAGTTGGCGATAGCTCGAGCAAGTCGTAGGGAGGATTTACAAAGAGACTTTGTTCAGAATTTAGCCCCTCAAGGTCGCAACTTTAAAGCCATCGGTCAATTCCAGCATTGGAATGGAAACCACCGAGCTGTCAGCCTTCTAACTTGCAATAATGGTAGTGACAATAACCGTGACATTCGACAAGGACATGAGAGTCAACCTCACCAAGCTCAGAATGGTGTAATATGCCCAACTTGTGGAAAGAACCATGGTAGTAGGCTTTGCCGGGTTAGAACAGGTTTATGTTACTATTGTAATAAGGAAGGACATCGGGCAAGAAACTGTCGGAAAAGAATGGTAGATGAGTCTGCTGGCAACACTATAAAGTTTGGATCTATCACTCGAGGTAAGTTCTATGCTAAGAATTTGCTTAAGTCAGATATCATTGCAACTTTTTACCTACGCCtcaaattttga